In Bacillus sp. FJAT-45037, the following are encoded in one genomic region:
- a CDS encoding cobalamin-binding protein, producing the protein MRLVSICPSNTELVAYLGMIDQLVAVDDYSDWPKSVQSLPRLGPDLSIDMEKLEALKPDLVLASLSVPGMERNIEELERRGIPHVVYNPQSLADIADDLLDLGERTGRSLVATELVHTYQQFLQHYKSIAAMVEKPTLYWEWWPKPVFTPGQTNWLTEISELAGGTNVFADMKEPSIQTDWNDVHTRNPDHICLAWVGVQTKKVKPELLLKRPNWSNLQAIKNQQVHVLEEPLYCRPSPRLLLGLKKLASIIHPDDYPIDDGNDPLLPSSS; encoded by the coding sequence ATGCGACTTGTATCGATTTGTCCGAGTAACACAGAACTTGTTGCCTACTTAGGCATGATTGACCAGTTAGTAGCGGTTGATGATTATTCAGACTGGCCAAAGAGCGTGCAATCTTTGCCACGACTTGGCCCAGATTTGTCGATTGATATGGAGAAGCTTGAAGCACTCAAACCAGATCTCGTCCTCGCCTCTTTAAGTGTTCCGGGGATGGAGAGAAATATTGAAGAGCTTGAGCGCCGTGGTATTCCTCACGTTGTCTACAATCCCCAATCGTTAGCCGATATTGCTGATGACCTCCTTGACTTAGGAGAAAGAACCGGGCGAAGCCTAGTCGCCACAGAGCTCGTACATACCTATCAACAATTTCTCCAACACTATAAAAGTATCGCTGCAATGGTTGAAAAGCCGACCCTTTATTGGGAATGGTGGCCAAAACCCGTGTTTACGCCTGGTCAAACCAATTGGTTAACAGAAATTAGCGAACTAGCTGGCGGGACAAATGTGTTTGCCGACATGAAAGAACCTAGTATCCAAACCGACTGGAATGACGTTCACACCCGTAACCCTGATCATATTTGCCTTGCTTGGGTTGGAGTTCAGACCAAAAAGGTGAAACCAGAGCTATTGCTTAAACGTCCCAATTGGTCTAATTTGCAAGCGATAAAAAACCAGCAAGTTCATGTGCTCGAAGAACCTCTTTATTGCCGACCTTCCCCGCGCTTATTGCTTGGACTAAAGAAGTTAGCATCAATTATTCACCCAGATGATTACCCAATCGATGATGGAAATGACCCGCTTTTACCTTCTTCATCGTAG
- a CDS encoding TRAP transporter large permease, which yields MVVTMLTVMIVLLALGFPMMIPMLAASVVVIIFFLPNVDPMFIVQQMMEGISSYVLLAVPLFIFAADIMSTGKTSKRLLDFVGSFVGHVRGGYAITTAAACTLFGSISGSTQATVVAIGKPMRKRLLSVGYKDSSAIALIINSSDIALLIPPSIGMIIYALAAPNVSVGDLFIAGIGPGLLILLMFALYSYVHARVYNIPRGEKLSWKARRKTTVQALLPLGFPVIIVGGIYFGYFSPTEAAGISVLYALILEVLIFRSIKIFDVPKIALSTGLVTAAVFILVAAGQAFSWLISYARIPRMITETVIPSDPTALQVLLIVAIFFFIGCMFVDPIVVILILTPIFYPVAIQAGVDPIHLGIVITFQAALGSATPPFGVDIFTASAVFNKSYLDVIRGTPPYIVMLLIASALIILFEDISLFLLRFM from the coding sequence ATGGTAGTAACAATGTTAACCGTAATGATTGTTCTGCTTGCACTTGGTTTTCCAATGATGATTCCTATGCTAGCTGCATCAGTCGTTGTCATTATTTTTTTCTTACCGAACGTCGATCCAATGTTTATTGTGCAACAAATGATGGAGGGAATTTCCTCATACGTGCTATTAGCGGTTCCGTTGTTTATCTTCGCAGCTGACATTATGTCAACGGGAAAAACATCGAAACGGCTACTAGATTTTGTTGGTTCGTTTGTCGGTCATGTTCGTGGAGGCTACGCAATTACGACCGCTGCTGCTTGTACATTATTCGGATCGATTTCAGGTTCAACGCAAGCAACGGTTGTAGCCATTGGTAAGCCAATGAGAAAACGCCTTCTGTCGGTAGGGTATAAAGATTCTAGTGCGATTGCTTTAATTATTAATTCGAGTGATATTGCCTTATTGATCCCACCGAGTATTGGAATGATTATTTATGCCTTAGCGGCGCCGAATGTCTCTGTTGGAGATTTATTCATTGCAGGGATTGGGCCAGGGTTACTCATTTTATTGATGTTTGCTTTGTATAGTTACGTCCATGCCCGAGTGTATAACATTCCACGTGGAGAAAAGCTGAGTTGGAAAGCCAGAAGAAAAACGACCGTTCAAGCTTTATTGCCACTAGGGTTTCCAGTCATTATTGTTGGAGGTATTTATTTTGGTTACTTTAGTCCAACAGAAGCGGCAGGGATATCGGTTTTATATGCGTTAATTTTAGAAGTGCTTATTTTCCGCTCGATCAAAATTTTCGATGTGCCGAAGATTGCGTTATCGACAGGACTTGTGACGGCAGCTGTATTTATTTTAGTAGCGGCGGGTCAAGCATTTTCATGGCTGATCTCGTATGCGAGAATTCCAAGGATGATTACGGAGACTGTCATTCCAAGCGACCCAACGGCATTACAAGTGTTGTTGATTGTTGCAATTTTCTTCTTTATTGGGTGTATGTTTGTCGATCCGATTGTTGTTATTTTAATTTTGACACCGATCTTTTATCCGGTCGCGATTCAAGCTGGTGTTGATCCGATTCATCTAGGGATCGTCATTACATTCCAAGCGGCACTTGGTTCTGCAACTCCACCATTTGGGGTTGATATATTCACCGCAAGTGCAGTGTTTAATAAGTCATACTTAGATGTCATACGCGGAACTCCGCCGTACATCGTGATGCTACTAATTGCATCAGCATTAATTATTCTATTTGAGGACATCTCATTATTTTTACTTCGCTTTATGTGA
- a CDS encoding chromate transporter, with the protein MELRKNNYFKTLLEILIISTRLGLTSFGGPVAHLGYFHQEYVRKRQWMDEKSYADLVALCQFLPGPASSQVGIGIGVMRAGVVGGLISFIGFTLPSVFALILFAMLLQSFDVGASGWIHGLKIVAVVVVAHAILGMAKNLTPDVQRKTIALIALIGTLLWQTAFTQVGVIMFAALIGYLLYKDHDSIDDDTRMTFPISKRTATVCLTLFFGLLVLLPILREITSIGWVTLFDSFYRAGSLVFGGGHVVLPLLEREFVPTGWVSEEAFLAGYGATQAVPGPLFTFAAYLGAVINGWQGGLFATVAIFLPAFLLIVGTLPFWDALRRHDKVRGALMGVNAAVVGILISAFYQPIFTSSILTPLDFAFGALLFSMLVYWKLPPWVIVITGALGGALLGMI; encoded by the coding sequence ATGGAGCTAAGAAAGAATAATTATTTTAAAACATTACTTGAGATTTTGATCATATCGACAAGACTCGGTCTTACGTCGTTTGGGGGACCTGTCGCTCATTTAGGGTATTTTCATCAGGAATACGTGAGAAAGCGTCAATGGATGGACGAGAAGAGTTATGCCGACTTAGTCGCCCTTTGTCAATTTTTACCTGGTCCAGCAAGTAGTCAGGTCGGAATTGGCATTGGTGTGATGCGAGCAGGAGTAGTAGGAGGACTGATTTCGTTTATTGGTTTTACGCTGCCATCTGTATTTGCTCTTATTTTGTTTGCGATGTTACTTCAAAGCTTTGATGTAGGGGCATCGGGTTGGATCCACGGACTAAAGATTGTAGCGGTCGTCGTCGTGGCTCATGCGATCTTAGGGATGGCGAAGAACTTAACACCTGATGTGCAAAGAAAAACGATTGCATTGATCGCTTTGATCGGTACGTTACTTTGGCAAACAGCGTTCACGCAAGTGGGGGTCATTATGTTTGCGGCTTTGATTGGGTATCTACTATATAAAGATCATGACTCAATAGACGACGATACACGAATGACCTTTCCAATTAGTAAGAGAACGGCTACGGTGTGTTTAACGTTGTTTTTTGGACTACTCGTGTTGTTACCAATCTTACGGGAAATAACAAGTATTGGTTGGGTTACTTTATTTGATAGTTTCTACCGTGCTGGTTCGCTTGTATTTGGTGGCGGACATGTGGTCTTGCCGTTACTTGAGCGAGAATTTGTTCCGACTGGCTGGGTAAGTGAGGAAGCGTTCTTAGCAGGATATGGTGCCACCCAAGCGGTTCCGGGTCCGTTATTTACGTTTGCTGCATACCTTGGGGCTGTAATCAATGGCTGGCAAGGTGGACTTTTTGCGACAGTGGCGATCTTCTTACCAGCTTTCCTTTTGATCGTCGGAACACTGCCATTTTGGGATGCTCTTCGTCGTCATGATAAAGTACGTGGGGCACTTATGGGGGTTAATGCGGCGGTTGTGGGCATTCTTATCTCTGCATTTTACCAGCCCATTTTCACAAGCTCGATCCTAACACCGCTAGATTTTGCTTTTGGAGCGTTATTATTTAGTATGCTTGTTTATTGGAAATTACCCCCTTGGGTGATAGTCATCACAGGAGCGTTAGGTGGGGCCTTGTTAGGGATGATTTGA
- a CDS encoding TRAP transporter small permease, which translates to MNVLRKLDYGLMKLEEYILSYAIIVISVMVVGNVLSRAITGSSWSFANEVSQMSIIIATFMGLSYAARKGRHISMSAFFDIAPYPIRKGLAIAIPAITAVILFILASYSVDYFLSVYESGRVTTSMQMPVYMMVIFLPIGFTLGGIQFLRNMWINIRERDVYLAQDKKDYS; encoded by the coding sequence TTGAACGTATTGCGAAAGCTTGATTACGGGTTGATGAAGCTAGAAGAATACATTTTGAGCTATGCCATTATTGTCATTTCCGTGATGGTCGTTGGCAATGTGCTAAGTCGAGCGATTACAGGAAGTAGCTGGTCTTTTGCAAATGAAGTGAGCCAAATGTCGATCATTATTGCGACGTTTATGGGGCTTAGTTATGCTGCTAGAAAAGGACGACATATTAGCATGTCAGCTTTTTTTGATATCGCACCTTATCCAATCCGAAAAGGGTTAGCAATCGCTATTCCAGCAATCACCGCCGTCATCTTGTTTATTTTAGCTAGCTACTCGGTTGATTACTTTCTATCGGTCTACGAATCAGGTCGTGTGACTACTTCTATGCAGATGCCAGTATACATGATGGTCATCTTCTTACCGATTGGATTCACATTAGGTGGCATCCAATTTTTACGGAATATGTGGATCAATATTAGAGAACGTGATGTGTACTTAGCTCAAGACAAAAAAGATTACTCGTAA
- a CDS encoding divergent PAP2 family protein yields MEMFQNFPLWAALFAIFFAQFIKIPLAFIPTRKLDWTLFTSTGGMPSSHSAAVTALATAVGIEHGLDSTIFAVAAVFGIIVMFDATGVRRHAGYHATVLNQLVTDFNKLVSEVKSWPKKEEIEKRKELKELLGHQPIEVFFGAILGIVLTIILHNLFH; encoded by the coding sequence ATGGAGATGTTTCAAAATTTTCCGCTTTGGGCAGCATTGTTTGCGATCTTCTTTGCTCAATTTATTAAAATTCCTCTAGCATTTATCCCTACACGAAAACTTGATTGGACTTTATTTACGAGCACAGGGGGCATGCCAAGTTCTCACTCTGCAGCTGTGACAGCTCTTGCTACCGCGGTCGGGATTGAACATGGTCTTGACTCAACAATCTTTGCTGTTGCTGCTGTGTTTGGGATAATTGTGATGTTCGATGCGACTGGTGTGAGAAGACATGCAGGGTATCATGCCACAGTTCTAAACCAACTCGTCACTGATTTTAACAAACTTGTATCCGAAGTAAAGTCATGGCCAAAAAAAGAAGAAATTGAAAAACGTAAGGAATTAAAAGAATTACTCGGGCACCAACCGATCGAAGTGTTTTTCGGTGCCATATTAGGAATCGTTCTGACAATTATCTTACACAACTTGTTTCATTAA
- the dctP gene encoding TRAP transporter substrate-binding protein DctP: protein MNFKKRNWVGWTMAGALTVMLAACGSDEATTDGEESYDWSFVVEETEGQVQYVYAQEFAELVNEKTDGQVNIDVYDFGSLGSEVDQVEGVQQGLYEMGIISPGFTGGLVPEGQVFSLQFLFPDDQEVTQDILNTSEALNTHLVELYEAQSIKPLAFISEGAMQWTGNRELRTPEDFNGFKMRTQSSPLMMETYGAYGADPSPLSWSELYVSLDRNTVDGQENPIFFIEDASFHEVQDHMTISNHNTYVAMVTINPDIYNGLPDDIRASIDEAVEEMRPRGFEIQAELNEELLDSIINDTDNPTEVIELTEAEREAFSELQMPTRDFFRDEIIGDQGREMFDLLLEEIAEHE, encoded by the coding sequence ATGAATTTTAAAAAGAGAAATTGGGTAGGTTGGACAATGGCAGGTGCGCTAACAGTCATGCTAGCTGCATGCGGAAGTGACGAGGCAACAACAGACGGGGAAGAGTCTTATGACTGGAGCTTCGTTGTTGAGGAGACAGAGGGGCAAGTACAATATGTTTACGCCCAAGAATTTGCCGAACTTGTTAACGAGAAGACAGATGGGCAAGTCAACATTGATGTGTATGACTTTGGTTCATTAGGTAGTGAAGTAGACCAAGTAGAAGGTGTACAACAAGGTCTTTATGAGATGGGGATCATCTCTCCAGGCTTTACAGGAGGACTTGTTCCAGAAGGGCAAGTATTCTCACTTCAATTTCTATTTCCAGATGATCAAGAAGTCACTCAAGATATTTTAAATACAAGTGAAGCATTAAATACACACTTAGTAGAATTATATGAAGCGCAAAGCATTAAGCCACTAGCGTTTATCTCAGAAGGTGCGATGCAATGGACGGGGAACCGTGAGCTTCGTACACCAGAAGACTTTAATGGATTTAAAATGCGTACTCAGAGTTCTCCACTCATGATGGAGACATACGGTGCTTATGGTGCTGACCCGTCTCCATTAAGCTGGTCAGAGCTTTATGTATCGCTTGACCGTAACACAGTAGATGGTCAAGAAAATCCGATCTTCTTTATTGAAGATGCGTCATTCCATGAAGTGCAAGACCATATGACAATATCTAACCACAACACGTATGTAGCAATGGTGACGATTAACCCAGACATTTATAATGGGTTACCGGATGATATTCGTGCATCGATTGACGAGGCAGTAGAGGAAATGCGTCCTAGAGGATTTGAGATTCAAGCTGAACTGAACGAAGAATTATTAGATTCTATTATTAATGATACAGATAACCCAACTGAAGTTATCGAATTAACAGAAGCTGAGCGTGAAGCGTTCAGTGAGTTACAAATGCCAACACGTGATTTCTTCCGAGATGAGATCATTGGCGATCAAGGTCGTGAAATGTTTGACTTATTATTAGAGGAAATTGCCGAGCACGAATAA
- a CDS encoding Na+/H+ antiporter family protein, which produces MNAVLLAVIVMLVLSLVRVHVVLALIIGALVGGLLGGLGLEQTVTVFSDGLGGSAAVALSYALLGAFAVAIARTGLPDMMVNKVIQFVGREGDTEKRVLSKALIFFFVLLISCFSQNVIPIHIAFIPILIPPILKVLNRLGVDRRAIAAIITFGLTAPYIFLPYGFGAIFHGIVADNMGESGLAIELGDIPVAMAIPTGGLVLGLIVAVFITYRKRRVYEDRPIIGGQIEQTPYTAWSITAAVVAVLVTLIVQRISESMIIAGLAGIVVLLISGALKWRESDEVVTNGMKMMAFIGFVMLAASGFAAVIRETGHVELLVDQVSGILGDSKAIAALLMLVVGLFITMGIGSSFSTIPIIATLFVPLGMAVGFSPMAIIALIGTAGALGDAGAPASDSTLGPTAGLNADGQHNHIWDTCVPTFLHFNIPLMIFGWIAAMIL; this is translated from the coding sequence ATGAATGCTGTTTTATTAGCTGTCATTGTCATGCTAGTACTAAGCTTGGTGCGTGTTCACGTCGTGCTAGCGTTAATTATTGGTGCGTTAGTCGGTGGACTGTTAGGTGGGCTAGGACTTGAGCAGACAGTCACAGTCTTTAGTGATGGGTTAGGTGGAAGTGCAGCAGTTGCCTTAAGCTATGCATTATTGGGCGCGTTTGCTGTGGCGATTGCACGAACAGGTTTACCAGATATGATGGTAAACAAAGTGATTCAATTTGTAGGACGTGAGGGGGATACGGAGAAACGAGTTTTATCCAAAGCACTTATTTTCTTCTTTGTTTTATTAATTTCTTGTTTTTCTCAAAACGTGATTCCGATTCATATTGCGTTTATCCCGATCTTAATTCCGCCAATTTTAAAAGTGCTTAATCGCTTAGGGGTTGACCGACGAGCAATTGCGGCGATTATTACGTTCGGATTAACGGCACCGTACATTTTCTTACCATATGGATTTGGAGCGATCTTCCACGGGATTGTCGCTGACAATATGGGTGAGAGTGGTCTAGCGATTGAGCTTGGCGACATTCCAGTTGCGATGGCGATTCCTACTGGTGGGCTTGTCCTAGGGCTAATTGTAGCTGTCTTTATTACGTATCGTAAACGTCGCGTGTATGAGGATCGTCCAATTATCGGGGGACAAATAGAGCAAACACCCTACACGGCTTGGTCCATTACAGCAGCTGTCGTTGCGGTCTTAGTCACTTTAATTGTTCAACGTATTTCTGAATCAATGATTATTGCCGGACTTGCTGGGATTGTCGTCTTACTTATCAGTGGGGCGTTAAAATGGAGAGAGTCAGATGAAGTGGTGACAAATGGAATGAAGATGATGGCATTCATCGGTTTCGTTATGCTTGCTGCTTCAGGATTTGCAGCAGTTATTCGCGAAACGGGGCATGTGGAACTGTTGGTTGATCAAGTATCAGGGATTCTAGGAGATAGCAAAGCAATCGCAGCGCTTCTCATGCTCGTTGTTGGCTTATTTATTACAATGGGAATCGGTTCTTCGTTCTCAACGATTCCAATCATTGCGACATTGTTTGTGCCACTTGGTATGGCGGTTGGATTCTCACCAATGGCGATCATTGCTTTAATCGGAACTGCTGGAGCACTAGGGGATGCGGGTGCGCCTGCATCAGATAGTACGCTCGGACCGACAGCTGGTTTGAATGCAGATGGTCAACATAATCATATTTGGGATACATGTGTACCGACATTTTTACACTTTAACATTCCCCTTATGATCTTCGGTTGGATTGCAGCAATGATTTTATAA
- a CDS encoding leucyl aminopeptidase: protein MFKIANELNQQVKHDALIVGAFDKAPLKAAAQQVDGWLGEQLSGLKKNGKLKTKLGAVTPIFTLGQIETDVVYVVGLGKEEDLDANALREVFAAACKKATEDRVKSLAIGLESFLTEDAYMEDLAVLASESLALSTYQVADYKEKTNEVDVVIEEVTFYGSELTDTIIEAADCGYAYGAGTNRARALINTPGNLLTPTDLAKDAKELAEKHGFEIEILEREDMEKLGMGALLAVAAGSDQPPKMIVLKYQAKKDWDDVLGLVGKGLTFDSGGVSIKPRENMHQMKMDMGGAAAVLGAMDIIGTMKPDVNVLAVIPSSENMLNGSALKPGDVIRAMDGKTIEVRNTDAEGRLILADGVAYAKQLGATSLVDVATLTGAVLVALGDCTTGAVTNDEAFMEEVLEASIETGEWIWRLPSYKPYRDMLKSSDVADLNNAPGRLAGTITAGLFIGEFAGDTPWVHLDIAGTAWNAKANHLCPLGGTGAMARTLAQLAMNRHMGEE from the coding sequence ATGTTTAAAATTGCTAATGAACTGAATCAACAGGTCAAACATGATGCCCTAATCGTAGGTGCATTTGATAAAGCGCCTCTTAAAGCTGCAGCGCAACAAGTTGATGGCTGGTTAGGTGAACAATTATCAGGTTTAAAAAAGAACGGTAAACTTAAAACGAAACTGGGCGCCGTCACACCGATCTTTACACTAGGTCAAATAGAAACAGACGTTGTCTACGTTGTTGGTTTAGGAAAAGAGGAAGACCTTGATGCCAATGCGTTACGAGAAGTCTTTGCTGCTGCGTGCAAAAAAGCAACAGAAGATCGCGTCAAGTCACTGGCTATTGGGTTAGAGAGCTTTCTGACAGAAGATGCTTATATGGAAGATCTAGCGGTTCTAGCTAGTGAGTCACTTGCACTTAGTACATATCAAGTGGCAGATTACAAAGAAAAAACGAATGAAGTCGATGTTGTGATTGAGGAAGTAACCTTCTACGGATCGGAATTAACGGACACGATCATTGAAGCGGCTGATTGTGGCTATGCTTATGGTGCTGGGACAAACCGTGCGCGTGCCTTAATTAATACACCAGGTAATTTGTTAACACCGACAGACCTTGCTAAGGATGCGAAAGAATTAGCAGAAAAGCATGGCTTTGAAATTGAAATCCTTGAAAGAGAAGATATGGAGAAGCTTGGCATGGGCGCGCTCCTTGCTGTTGCAGCAGGAAGTGACCAACCTCCGAAAATGATTGTTTTAAAATACCAAGCAAAAAAAGACTGGGATGATGTACTTGGTCTTGTCGGAAAAGGTTTAACATTTGATTCAGGTGGCGTATCGATTAAACCGCGTGAAAACATGCATCAAATGAAAATGGATATGGGAGGGGCAGCAGCCGTTCTTGGTGCGATGGACATTATTGGTACGATGAAGCCTGATGTTAATGTCCTTGCTGTCATTCCGTCTTCTGAAAACATGTTAAATGGTTCAGCTCTTAAACCAGGTGATGTGATTCGTGCGATGGATGGCAAGACGATTGAAGTTCGAAACACAGACGCGGAAGGACGCCTCATTCTTGCTGATGGCGTTGCTTATGCGAAGCAATTAGGAGCGACAAGCCTTGTCGATGTGGCTACATTAACAGGAGCGGTTCTGGTTGCTTTAGGGGACTGTACAACAGGTGCGGTGACAAATGATGAAGCATTTATGGAAGAGGTATTAGAAGCATCGATAGAGACGGGCGAATGGATTTGGAGACTACCGAGCTATAAGCCTTATCGTGATATGCTAAAGTCTAGTGATGTGGCTGATCTAAATAACGCACCAGGCCGTCTAGCTGGAACGATCACAGCGGGGCTTTTCATTGGTGAATTTGCTGGCGACACGCCTTGGGTTCACTTAGACATCGCAGGAACCGCTTGGAATGCCAAAGCAAATCATCTATGCCCACTAGGTGGAACAGGAGCAATGGCAAGAACACTTGCTCAATTAGCAATGAACCGTCACATGGGCGAAGAATAA
- a CDS encoding RDD family protein, whose amino-acid sequence MVNQPAGFWIRFGASLLDGLLLGLVGIIFAAVLGFSETGQLVFDSIIQLGYLIIVPVIWVGYTIGKKICGVRVVHMDGSDVGFGTMVLRVLVAGFVYVITLGIAYIVSAFMVGLRKDKRSIHDLLAKTYVTYQKPDAEQNPYQTEG is encoded by the coding sequence ATGGTCAATCAACCAGCAGGGTTTTGGATCCGTTTTGGAGCATCGCTTTTAGATGGATTATTACTAGGGTTAGTTGGAATTATTTTTGCTGCTGTATTAGGATTTTCTGAGACAGGTCAACTTGTATTTGATTCGATTATACAGCTTGGATACTTAATTATTGTTCCTGTTATTTGGGTAGGGTATACAATTGGGAAAAAGATATGCGGCGTTCGTGTCGTTCATATGGACGGATCCGATGTGGGCTTTGGTACGATGGTCTTGCGCGTATTAGTAGCAGGGTTTGTCTATGTGATTACATTAGGAATTGCGTATATTGTATCAGCCTTTATGGTAGGCCTTCGTAAAGACAAGCGAAGCATCCACGATCTATTGGCAAAAACGTACGTGACGTACCAAAAACCAGATGCAGAGCAAAATCCTTATCAAACAGAAGGATAA
- a CDS encoding HU family DNA-binding protein, which yields MNKTELINEVAERTQLSKKDAGNAVNEVFDVISETMSKGETVQLIGFGNFEVRERAARKGRNPQTGEEIDIAATKTPAFKAGKQLKEAVK from the coding sequence ATGAATAAAACAGAACTAATTAATGAAGTTGCTGAACGCACTCAATTATCAAAAAAAGACGCTGGAAATGCGGTCAATGAGGTATTTGACGTGATTAGTGAGACGATGTCAAAGGGTGAAACGGTGCAACTAATCGGCTTTGGTAATTTTGAAGTACGTGAACGCGCAGCAAGAAAAGGTCGTAACCCACAAACTGGCGAAGAGATTGATATTGCCGCAACAAAAACACCTGCTTTCAAAGCGGGTAAGCAATTAAAAGAAGCTGTGAAGTAA
- a CDS encoding YihY/virulence factor BrkB family protein translates to MKKNSFMKHFIKQLKNDPIPDWAATFAYYFMLSIFPLLIFLIALLPFFNLNIEQVYAIIYDYVPSDLADLFGTTVLEVISKPQGGLVSFGVIAAMWSASNGINALIRAINRAYGIEETRNFLSLRLLSILLTMCMIFVVVMTLLLPVFGRLIIDGIEFFFAMPKETADVLNVLRWIVGIGLMNLVLMFLYWAAPNVKLKFKEVIIGALTATVGWQFISLAFSYYVSNFGNYSATYGSLGGVIILMLWFFLTGAIIIIGGEINATLYHQKHARVIPK, encoded by the coding sequence ATGAAAAAAAATTCATTCATGAAACACTTCATCAAGCAATTAAAAAACGACCCCATCCCAGATTGGGCTGCGACGTTTGCTTATTATTTCATGCTTTCGATCTTTCCGTTACTTATCTTTCTAATCGCCTTGCTCCCTTTTTTCAATTTGAACATTGAGCAAGTATACGCCATCATCTACGACTATGTCCCAAGCGATCTAGCGGATTTATTTGGTACAACAGTGCTTGAAGTGATCAGTAAGCCTCAAGGCGGTCTTGTCTCATTTGGTGTCATTGCTGCGATGTGGTCAGCATCCAATGGCATTAATGCACTCATCCGTGCAATCAATCGTGCTTATGGAATTGAAGAGACAAGAAACTTCCTTTCCTTAAGATTGTTATCGATCTTATTGACCATGTGTATGATCTTCGTTGTTGTGATGACGTTATTGTTACCTGTATTTGGTAGACTGATCATTGATGGGATTGAATTTTTCTTTGCTATGCCAAAAGAAACAGCTGATGTGTTGAATGTCCTCCGCTGGATTGTCGGCATTGGATTAATGAATCTTGTCCTTATGTTTTTATATTGGGCAGCCCCAAATGTAAAATTAAAGTTTAAAGAAGTAATAATTGGGGCATTAACAGCTACAGTAGGGTGGCAATTCATCTCTCTCGCATTTTCCTACTACGTGAGTAATTTCGGTAACTACTCCGCGACATACGGAAGTCTAGGGGGCGTGATTATTTTAATGCTTTGGTTTTTCTTAACTGGTGCAATTATTATTATCGGTGGAGAGATTAATGCAACCCTTTACCACCAAAAACATGCGAGGGTGATCCCGAAATAA
- a CDS encoding biotin transporter BioY, with product MATRKRSFTTIELILIPMFAALMAIGANITSFLVVGGVPITLQVLFATLAGALLGSRRGALSMIIYLLIGLVGFPVFAQFRGGLSTLISPTFGFLISFIMIAFVVGLIIERSSKKSLQTFLIACFVGLTISYVFGTNYMYFAYQLIADLDAITYGMAWAWMVAPLIKDIVFTIFAAVLSVRIYHTVNKNTSPLPQKVAS from the coding sequence ATGGCAACTCGTAAACGTTCCTTCACAACAATTGAACTCATCTTAATTCCCATGTTTGCCGCATTAATGGCCATCGGCGCCAACATCACATCTTTTTTAGTCGTCGGCGGTGTTCCGATTACACTACAGGTATTGTTTGCCACATTAGCAGGGGCATTGCTAGGTAGTCGACGCGGGGCATTATCAATGATTATTTATCTACTTATTGGACTCGTTGGCTTCCCTGTATTCGCACAATTCAGGGGTGGTCTTAGTACGCTGATCAGTCCTACATTTGGCTTTTTGATTTCGTTTATAATGATAGCCTTCGTTGTTGGTCTCATCATTGAAAGAAGTAGTAAAAAATCTTTGCAAACCTTCTTGATTGCATGCTTTGTTGGTCTTACAATAAGCTATGTGTTCGGTACGAATTATATGTACTTTGCTTATCAATTGATCGCTGACCTTGATGCCATCACATACGGTATGGCATGGGCTTGGATGGTTGCGCCACTAATTAAAGACATTGTCTTTACGATCTTTGCCGCCGTTTTATCTGTTCGTATTTACCACACCGTCAATAAAAATACCTCCCCCCTTCCGCAGAAGGTGGCATCCTAA